The Deinococcus carri genome includes a region encoding these proteins:
- a CDS encoding DUF1844 domain-containing protein, translated as MPNLEFVGLVNSLQATAEAALGDLNAATSSAARDGLLEGGRARQTAERSLRLLTMLAEKTRGNLDFTEAELLTNAITGLRARLEPSERGN; from the coding sequence ATGCCGAACCTCGAATTCGTCGGACTCGTGAACAGCCTGCAAGCCACTGCCGAGGCGGCGCTGGGGGACCTGAACGCGGCCACCTCCAGCGCGGCGCGGGACGGGTTGCTGGAGGGGGGGCGGGCGCGACAGACCGCCGAGCGTTCCCTGCGGCTGCTGACTATGCTGGCCGAGAAGACCCGTGGCAACCTGGATTTCACCGAGGCCGAGCTGCTGACGAACGCCATCACGGGCCTGCGCGCCCGCCTCGAACCGTCCGAACGGGGGAACTAG